The genomic stretch CAACCTCGCGCTCGCGGCCGAGGTGCGGGCGCTGCGCACCGACCCCGACGCGATCGAGGCCCGGGCCCGCGACGATCTCGACATGGTGTTCCCGGGTGAGATCGTGATCCGCCTCGAGCGCCCGACCGGAGGCGCGCGATGAGGATGCGGACGCTCAAGCGCGCGACGATGGTGAGCTGGGGCCCGGCCCTGGGCGCGCTCGCGTGCGCCGCGGTGGCGCTGGTGCTCGGGCCGCTCGACGTCCACGAGCAGACCCCGGGCCCGCGCGACACGCTGGTGCTGGCCGGCGTGATCGTGCTGCTCGCGGCGGCGATCACCCGGCGCCTGCAGTTCCAGCCGCCCAGCGCCCGGGCCCAGCGGGTGTCGTGGTGGCTGTCGGCGGCGCCGACCCTGGTCGACGTCGAGCTGGCGCTGGCGATCAGCGCCGGCGTCGGCGCGATCATCGCGGTCACCGGCGGCGTCGCGTCGCCGGTCCACCCGCTGGTCTACGGCGTGGTCGCGTTCGGCCTGACGCTCCTGTCGGCGCCGGGCGCGACGATCACGCTGCTCGCGCCGGTGGTGATCGAGGCCACCTGGATCGCGCGCGCCGACGATCCGCGCCGGCTGATGGCGCCGGCGGTGCTGCACGTCGTGTTCGTGGTCGCGGCCGCGTGCGCCCACGCCCTGTTCCTGCGCGGCCTGGTCGCCAGCCACCGCCGCCGGCGGGCCCTGCGCCTGGCGCGCGAGGTCCACGCGATGCACGAGCGCGCCCGCGACTACCGGCTGATCTCCGCGGCCCTGGGCCCGGCCAGCCGCGCCGCCCGGGCCCGCGACGACGAGGAGCGCCTGCTCGCGACCGGGGGCGTGTCGCTGGTCGACGACGCCACCGCGTGGATCCTGGCCACGGTCAAGCGCTCGCTCGGCGCGCGCTCGGTCGTGCTGGCGTGGTGCGGCGACGGCGACCGCCTCAAGCTCAAGGACGTGGTCTCGGATCGCGACGATCTGGTCGCGAGCGATCACCTCGCGGCCGCGGGCCTGCTCGGCGCGGTCGTGCGCGACCGGGCCCCGGTCGTGGTCAGCGCCAAGCGCGGCCAGCTGCCCTACTACGACGACGCCGCGGCGGCCGACGGCGCGGCGGTGGTCGCGGTGCCGGTGCTCGAGGGCTCGCACCTGCGCGGCGTGCTGTGCGCCGACCGGCTGGGCCGGTTCGACGACGGCGCCGCCGAGCTGATGGTCGACGCCGCCCAGCAGATCGTCCGCGCGATCTCGGCCGAGCAGGTGTTCCGCGCGGTCGAGCGCGCCAAGTACGAGCACGAGCGGTTCTTCCAGGCCGCGGCCATGCTCGGCCGCGCGCTCACGCCCGAGCAGGTCATGGACACCGCGTTCGACGCGGCCGCGGCGATCGTCGAGTACGACGGCGCGGTGATCACGCTCTACGATCGCGAGCGCGCCCGCCACCGGGTCGCGGCGGTGCGGACCCGGTCCGGGGTCGAGCCGATCCTCGACGTCACGGCCCTGGCCGAGCTCGAGTGGAAGGACAACGCCGGGCTCGCGGCGATGGTGGTCAAGAACCGCCACTACCTGCCGGCCGGCGGCGAGCCGCGCGAGGTGACCGCGCCGATCTACACCCGCAAGATCAAGCTCGACGCCGCGCGCTCGCTGCTGGTCCTGCCGCTGGTCGCCGCCGACGTCGCGATCGGCACGCTCATGCTGGCGTGCCGGGCCGAGAAGCGGTTCGGCGCCGACGTGCGCGAGATGCTGTCGGTGATCGCGACCCAGGTCGCGGTGTCGCTCCAGAACGGCCTGCTCTACAAGCGCATGGAGACGATGGCCACGACCGACGGCCTGACCGGGCTGACCAACCACCGCACGTTCCAGGATCGGTTCGCGCAGCTGCTCGACCGCGGCGCCCGCCACGGCCACGCCGCGTCGCTGCTGCTGTGCGACGTCGACTTCTTCAAGAAGGTCAACGACGGCTACGGCCACCCGGTCGGCGACGAGGTGCTGCGGCGCGTGGCGCGGGTGCTGGCCGAGGTCGCCCGCAAGATCGACATCGTCGCCCGCTACGGCGGCGAGGAGTTCGCGGTCGTGCTCGACGGCACCAGCGCCGAGCAAGCGCGCGCGGTCGCCGACCGCATCCGCCTCGAGGTCGCCAAGATCGTCGTCGACACCGAGAAGGGCCCGCTGTCGGTCACGATGTCGGTCGGCGTCGCGTCGTTCCCCGAGGACAGCCGCGAGCGCGCGGTGCTGATCGAGCGCTCCGACCACGCGCTCTACCACGCCAAGCACTCGGGCCGGAACCAGGTCGTCACCTACGCCCAGTTCGCCGCCTCGCGCTCGAAGAAGGCGTCCTGAGGCGGACGCCGCCGGCGCCGACGTGCCGTCGCGGTCGTCTTCCGAAATTCCATAGCGATCCCGGGTGGATAGGACCACGGGTCCCCGCCGGATTCCAGAACTCCTGACTCGCCGCGTCACAGAGCCTGACGCGGTCTGCCAAAATTACGTATTGATCCCGAGTGGATAGGCCCCAGGATCCGGTCCCCTCCGGATCGGAGGCCCCGAGCGGCGACCGGGTGTCAGCCGATCGCAGCTCACGCGACGAGTGTCAGCCGATCGGATCGCGGCGATCGGATCGCAGCCGCGTGCGGATTCCGCATCGACGCGTGCGGAAGCCGCGCTCCGCGACAGCCTCGCTAGCGGCGTGGGCGTGGCGCATCGACAGGATATTCCGATTTAATTACAAATGGTTGACGAGAATAAGCAGAGTTGGCCCGCGCGCTGCAATGAGCCATTCCGAACCCCGGAACCTGGAGCCCACCATGAAGACCTTCTCGCTGACCCTCCTCGCCGCCCTCACCCTCTCCGCTACCACCGCGCTCGCCAAGCCGGTCCAGCCCCCGCCCGTCGCGCCGGCGCGCCCGATGACGATCGACCACCGCGGCCCGGCGGTCCCGGCCGCCCCGCCGGTCATGACCATGCGCCCGATGGAGATCGACCACCGCGGCCCCGCCACCCCGACCCCGTCGAAGGTGGCCTACCGAGCCGAGCGCGCGTGGTCGCCGCTCGCCTCGATCACCGCCACCGGCCGCGACGACGTGATCAAGCTGCCCCGCGCCCACGCCATCGACGACCTGCGCCTCGAGGTCACCCGCGGCGCCGCCAGCGTGAAGCAGATCATCGTCACCTTCGCCAACAAGCGCAGCGTCAGGATCCCCGTCAACCAGCTGCTCCGCGCCGGCGACAGCAAGCTGATCACCCTGCCCGGCGACGCCCGCACCGTCACCCGCGTCCAGATCGAGTACGGCGCGAAGCGCCCGGCGGCCCGCGGCACCCAGCCCGCGCGCCTCGTCCTGTCGGCCCGCTGATCCCCATCCCCACCCTCATCGACCAAAGGAACACGCCATGACCACCCTCCGGACCTCCTCGATCCTCCTCGCCCTCCTGCTCGTGCCCGCGATCGCCGCGGCCGCGCCCCCCGACAAGACCGACCGCAAGGCCGACCGCAGCGACCGCACCGCCGAGCGCGGTGACCGCAAGGCCGACCGCAGCGACCGCACCGCCGAGCGCGGTGACCGGAAGACCGACCGCAGCGACCGCACGGCCGAGCGCGGTGACCGCAAGGCCGACCGCGGCGAGCGCAAGGCCGAGCGCGGTGACCGCAAGGCCGACCGCGGCGACCGCGCGGCGCTCACCCCGGCCCAGCGGGCCCAGCGCGGCCTCGAGCGCGGCAACCGGATGTTCGACCGGTTCGACGCCAACCACGACGGCGTGCTGACCCTCCGCGAGCTCCCGGCCGACACGTCGGCGCGGTTCGCCCGCCTCGACGTCAACCAGGACGGGCGCATCACCAAGGCCGAGGTCGCCGCCCGCATGTCGGCCAAGGCCCGCACCCGCGCCGGCGGCGTCCGCGGCTGGATGACCAGGACCGTCGACGGCAAGCCCGGCCCCGACGGCAAGGCCGGCCAGCGCGCCTGGCACCGCGGCGGCCACGGGCCCGACGGCAAGCCCGGCGCCAAGCCCGGCCGGTAGCGCCACCGCGGTCCATCGATGAACCGCCCGAGCCGCCAGCGCCCCCGAGGTGCTGGCGGCTCGCCGTCGTCGGGTGATGGCGCGCGCGCCGCGCTCACATGCCGTAGCGCTTGAGCTTCTCGTACAGCGTCCGCAGCCCGATGCCGAGGCGCGCGGCGGCGTCCTTGCGGTTGCCGCCGGTCTCGGCGAGGGCCTGATCGATCGCCATGCGCTCCAGCTCCTCGAGGGCCAGGGTCGGCAGCGCGCCCGATCCGACCGACGCGCCCGCCGCGGCCGGGGCCGCGGGCTCGAGCCACAGGTGCGCGTCGTCGATGACGCGGCCGTCGGCCAGGATGACCGCGCGCTCGAGGACGTTGCGCAGCTCGCGCACGTTGCCGGGCCACGGCGCCGCCACCAGCCGGGCCTGGGCCGCGGTCGACAGCGTCATGCCCGGCCGCCCCAGCTCGTCGCCGATGCGGCGCAGGAGCACCTCGGCCAGCGGCGCGATGTCCGCGGTGCGCTCGCGCAGCGCCGGCAGCTTGATCGGGAACACCGCCAGCCGGTGGTAGAGATCCTCGCGGAACGTCCCGGCGGCGATCATCGCGCGCAGGTCGCGGTTGGTCGCGGCCACCCACCGGGCGTCGGCCTCGATCGTGCGCGCGCCGCCGAGGCGCTCGAACCGGCGCTCCTGCAGCACGCGCAAGAGCTTGGCCTGCAGGTCGGCGCGGAGCTCGCCGACCTCGTCGAGGAAGAACGTGCCGCCCTGGGCCAGCTCGATGCGGCCGCGGCGCTGGCTGACCGCGCCGGTGAACGCGCCCTTCTCGTGCCCGAACAGCTCGCTCTCGAGCAGGGTCTCGGTCAGCGCCGCGCAGTTGACCGCGACGAACGGCCCGGCGGCGCGATCGCTGGCGTCGTGGATCGCGCGCGCCGCGACCTCCTTGCCGGTGCCGCTCTCGCCCAGGAGCAGCACCGTGGCCTGGGTCGGCGCGACCTTGCGCAGGGCCTCGACCACCGGCGCCATCGCCGGCGCGCCCCAGGTCAGCGCCGGGGCCGCCGCGGCCGCCGGCTCGGCGCGGGCCTTGGCCGCCAGGAGCGCGCGCCGCTCGAGCGCGCGGCCCGCGACCAGCCGCAGCTGCGCCGGGCTGCCGACCGGCTTCTGCAGGAACTCGAACGCGCCGGCGCGCATCGCCTCGACCGCGGTCTCGACGCTGCCGTGGGCGGTCAGGACGATCACCTCGACGTCGGGCTGCTCGGCCTTGATCTGGGTCAGCAGCGACAGGCCGTCGCGGCCGGGCATGCGCAGGTCGGTGATCACCAGGTCGAAGCCGTGGCGCGCCAGCTCGCCGGCCGCGGCGTCGGCGTCGCCGGCCTGGGTCACGGCGTGGCCGGCCAGCTCGAGGGTCTCGGCGACGAACTCGCGCACGCCGTCGTCGTCGTCGACCACCAGGATCCGGCTCATCGATCACCTCGGGGCAGGACCAGGCGGAACACCGCGCCGCCGTCGGCGTGCGAGCCCGCGGTGATCGTGCCGCCGTGCAGCTCGACCACGCGGCGGGCGATGGCCAGGCCCAGGCCGACCCCGCGCGCGCGCCGGGTGTGGAACGGCTCGAACACCGCGGCCTCCTCGCCCGGCGGGATGCCGGCGCCGCGATCGCGGATCGCGATGATCAGCTGATCGCGCTCGCGCGCGATCGTGACGTCGACGCGCGCGCCCTCGGGGCTGGCCTGGACCGCGTTGCGGATCACGTTGACCAGCGCCTGGCGCAGCCGCGCGGGATCGAGCGACCAGGTCGCGGGCGCGGCCTCGGCGAAGAGGTCGACGCGCCCGGCCCCGGCCTCGTCGACGACCTCGCGCGCGAGCTCGGCGGGCGCGACGGCGGCGCGGTGCAGCGCGCCGGTGCGGACGAACTCGAGCAGATCGTTGGTCAGCGCCTCGATGCGCACGGCCTCGCCGACGACCCGCGCCGCCTTGGCGTGGGCCGGCGCGCCGGCCAGCGCCTCCTCGAGCAGCTGGGCGTGGCCCTTGAGCGAGGCCAGCGGGTTGCGCAGCTCGTGGGCCAGCACCGCCGACATCTCGCCCAGCGCCGCCAGGCGCTTGCCGCGCTCGAGCTCGAGCACCATGCGCGCGCGCGCGCGCTGGCCGCGGTCGACCAGGACGCCCAGCGCGAGCACCACGATGATCGCGCCGGCCGCGGCCGCGACCAGCCAGCGGGTGTCGCCGGCGAGCTGGTCGGCGACGAGCGGCTCGAACTCGTAGACGATCGCCGTGACCCGCGCCGGCCGCGCCCGGCGCCCGCCCTGGGGCTGGACCAGGCGCAGGCGCTCGCCCGCGCGGTGGAGCCCCGGCACGACCTGGCGGCCGCGGGCGACGCCGGCCTCGGCCGCGATCGCGCCGCGCGCGTCGATCACCGCGACGTAGCGCAGGCCGTCGCCGCGCTGCTCGTCGAGGAACGCCGCCAGCTCAGCGGCGTCGAGGCGATCGGGCTGGCGCAGCTGCTCGCGCCCGGCGATGACCAGGCCCGCGGCCACGCCGCGGATCGCCGCGTCGCGCCCGCGCTCGACCGAGCGCCGGATCAGCAGCACCGCGCCCAAGAGCAGCACGCTGACGACGACCGCCAGCACCAGCGGCCCGCGCGGAGCCCAGGATCGAAACGACAGCGGCGACACCGCCGCCAGCATAGCGGCTCGCCCGCCGCCGCGCCGGCCGCGGCACAAGGCGATCGCCGGCCGCCCGCGACGCACGCAGGCGGGCCCTCAATGCCTGTCGGCGTCGACCTGCCAGCGAACGAAATCGTCCAGCACACGCAACCGAAGCGCCTACCGGCCGATAGACCGCAGCGAAGGCCCCTGGATGGGCCAACGCAAGCCGCTCGCACACCCGAGGCCCCATGAATTCCAAGCGCTCGTATCCACTCCGAACCTGGCTGGCACGCCTGGCACGGCTGGCACTGGTCCCAATCTGGCTCGTCGCCACGGCGCACGCCGCGCGCGCAGACCACTTCTGTGGCTACCTCTCGAGCGAGTGGGTCAACCACGGCAAGAACCCCATCTGCAACGACCTCCAGAGCTTCTACACCTATCATGTCTACAGCTACTGCTGCACCGGCCGGCTGCTCTACGACAACGTGATCGCCAACAGTTGCCATTACCCATGGAGCATAAGCCCGCCGCCGTCGCAGGGTGAATGCGTCGCCACCCAGGTCCCGTGCCCGGAGTGCGATGAAGTCGGCGAGACCTGCGACGGCATCGATGAGCCTGGCGCGACTCGGGCTGACGATCAATGCGGCGACGACGAGGAAGGCTGTGCAGGTCGAAATCGCGACGGCAACCCCGTCCGCTACGAGGACGGCAGCGTTGAGTCCCAAGTCCACGTGCTCGCGGCGGTCCCTGGCAATGGTGCGCTGGGGCTCAACTACGCGATCCAGTACCAGTCGCGGCTCGGACGTCGCCCCGCGGGCGCCACGGCCGACTTCTTCAAGGACCAGCACTTCCTCGGGCACGGCTGGAGCGACTCCTTCTCTGACCGGCTGATCGTGCCAACGGAGCCGGGCGAATCATCGGTGTGGATGTCGCTCGACCGTACGGTCTCGTTCGACCCCGCCGACGCCGGGGACAGCGACGGCGGCCGATACCACCTGACCGATCGTGGCGCCACCCAGTCGCCGCGCTGGGTGATCGAGTCGCGCGAGCGCGGCACCGTGAAGCAGACGTGGGAATTCAATGACGCCTCGACTCATCCGAGCGGGCCGCGCCGCGGCTTGCTCGTGGGCCGTTCTGCCACAGGTTTCAGACTCGACATCGCGCGGGTCTCTGCGACCGACTCGCGAATCACGACGGTCATCGACTCGCTGGGCCGGCGCCTGACCTTCACGTACCAGGCGACCACGGGCGCCAGCTGGATCTGGCGGCTCGATCACGTGACGTATCAAACGATGCTCGGCACTACTGCCACGACGATCGCACAGTTCAGCTATGGAACCTCACACCGGCTCGATGAGGTCGCCACGCCGACCGACTACCTTCGCTTCAACTACCTGGACGACTACCCCACGCCCTGCGCACACTGTGAGGCCCTGCTCACCGAAATCATCGCCCCGGCGTCTGCCGACGGCGCGTCACCACTCCCCGGCACGCCGCCACAACCACACGAGCGCGTGATCGAGGGCCACGCCTTCGAAGTCCTTGGGGACGGCACCCCGCGCGCGGTCGAGAG from Myxococcales bacterium encodes the following:
- a CDS encoding sensor domain-containing diguanylate cyclase, with the protein product MRMRTLKRATMVSWGPALGALACAAVALVLGPLDVHEQTPGPRDTLVLAGVIVLLAAAITRRLQFQPPSARAQRVSWWLSAAPTLVDVELALAISAGVGAIIAVTGGVASPVHPLVYGVVAFGLTLLSAPGATITLLAPVVIEATWIARADDPRRLMAPAVLHVVFVVAAACAHALFLRGLVASHRRRRALRLAREVHAMHERARDYRLISAALGPASRAARARDDEERLLATGGVSLVDDATAWILATVKRSLGARSVVLAWCGDGDRLKLKDVVSDRDDLVASDHLAAAGLLGAVVRDRAPVVVSAKRGQLPYYDDAAAADGAAVVAVPVLEGSHLRGVLCADRLGRFDDGAAELMVDAAQQIVRAISAEQVFRAVERAKYEHERFFQAAAMLGRALTPEQVMDTAFDAAAAIVEYDGAVITLYDRERARHRVAAVRTRSGVEPILDVTALAELEWKDNAGLAAMVVKNRHYLPAGGEPREVTAPIYTRKIKLDAARSLLVLPLVAADVAIGTLMLACRAEKRFGADVREMLSVIATQVAVSLQNGLLYKRMETMATTDGLTGLTNHRTFQDRFAQLLDRGARHGHAASLLLCDVDFFKKVNDGYGHPVGDEVLRRVARVLAEVARKIDIVARYGGEEFAVVLDGTSAEQARAVADRIRLEVAKIVVDTEKGPLSVTMSVGVASFPEDSRERAVLIERSDHALYHAKHSGRNQVVTYAQFAASRSKKAS
- a CDS encoding sigma-54-dependent Fis family transcriptional regulator, which translates into the protein MSRILVVDDDDGVREFVAETLELAGHAVTQAGDADAAAGELARHGFDLVITDLRMPGRDGLSLLTQIKAEQPDVEVIVLTAHGSVETAVEAMRAGAFEFLQKPVGSPAQLRLVAGRALERRALLAAKARAEPAAAAAPALTWGAPAMAPVVEALRKVAPTQATVLLLGESGTGKEVAARAIHDASDRAAGPFVAVNCAALTETLLESELFGHEKGAFTGAVSQRRGRIELAQGGTFFLDEVGELRADLQAKLLRVLQERRFERLGGARTIEADARWVAATNRDLRAMIAAGTFREDLYHRLAVFPIKLPALRERTADIAPLAEVLLRRIGDELGRPGMTLSTAAQARLVAAPWPGNVRELRNVLERAVILADGRVIDDAHLWLEPAAPAAAGASVGSGALPTLALEELERMAIDQALAETGGNRKDAAARLGIGLRTLYEKLKRYGM
- a CDS encoding two-component sensor histidine kinase; this translates as MSPLSFRSWAPRGPLVLAVVVSVLLLGAVLLIRRSVERGRDAAIRGVAAGLVIAGREQLRQPDRLDAAELAAFLDEQRGDGLRYVAVIDARGAIAAEAGVARGRQVVPGLHRAGERLRLVQPQGGRRARPARVTAIVYEFEPLVADQLAGDTRWLVAAAAGAIIVVLALGVLVDRGQRARARMVLELERGKRLAALGEMSAVLAHELRNPLASLKGHAQLLEEALAGAPAHAKAARVVGEAVRIEALTNDLLEFVRTGALHRAAVAPAELAREVVDEAGAGRVDLFAEAAPATWSLDPARLRQALVNVIRNAVQASPEGARVDVTIARERDQLIIAIRDRGAGIPPGEEAAVFEPFHTRRARGVGLGLAIARRVVELHGGTITAGSHADGGAVFRLVLPRGDR